From a single Pirellulaceae bacterium genomic region:
- a CDS encoding cysteine desulfurase: MQPVQIYLDNNATSYLDSEVAGCMSQLQLPGLANPASQHRLGRQALHLLENARSTILQYLGAPYQGMDSPQVILTSGGTEANNLALRLQAPSAQDLVIVGAMEHPSLLMAAGQPSLCANPVRLLPGLASGRYDLPQLSQWLNDIYSGRDRYHRVALVSLMLANNETGVLNDLAAIVQLCSQYDVPVHSDITQAVGKLDFDMTALGVSSITLAAHKVHGPVGIGALVTRSPSQLQPILVGGGQQLGWRAGTEPVALAVGMAKTLEVADRARRTGVYQQVARLRDRFEANLLAQLGQAQVNGQPEWRLPQTSNIAFVGIDRQAMQMALDLAGVACSTGSACASGSGRPSPTLQSMGLDASRVDSSLRFSLSRMTTATEIDQAVEIIVRVARKLSLTR; the protein is encoded by the coding sequence ATGCAGCCTGTACAAATTTACTTAGACAACAATGCCACCAGTTATCTCGATTCCGAGGTGGCCGGTTGTATGTCGCAGCTTCAACTGCCTGGACTAGCCAATCCGGCCAGTCAGCATCGGCTCGGACGGCAAGCCTTGCATCTGCTAGAGAACGCAAGATCAACGATTTTGCAGTATCTCGGTGCGCCATATCAAGGAATGGATAGCCCCCAGGTAATACTCACCAGTGGCGGGACCGAAGCCAACAATCTGGCGCTGCGTCTGCAGGCTCCGTCAGCCCAAGACCTGGTGATTGTCGGTGCCATGGAGCATCCCAGCCTACTGATGGCCGCTGGTCAGCCCTCGTTGTGTGCCAATCCGGTGCGTCTGTTGCCTGGGCTGGCCAGCGGCCGTTATGATCTGCCACAACTGTCGCAGTGGTTAAACGATATTTACAGCGGTCGCGACCGGTATCACCGGGTGGCTTTGGTCAGTTTGATGTTGGCCAACAATGAAACGGGTGTGCTGAATGATTTGGCGGCGATCGTGCAATTGTGCAGCCAATACGACGTGCCGGTACACAGCGATATCACACAAGCCGTTGGCAAGCTTGACTTTGACATGACCGCCCTGGGGGTATCGTCGATCACGCTGGCGGCACACAAAGTTCACGGTCCCGTAGGCATCGGTGCGCTGGTGACTCGATCGCCTTCCCAGCTTCAGCCGATCCTGGTCGGTGGCGGACAGCAGTTGGGTTGGCGTGCCGGCACGGAACCGGTGGCGCTGGCTGTAGGAATGGCCAAGACACTGGAGGTCGCCGATCGGGCTCGGCGCACCGGGGTCTACCAGCAAGTAGCGCGACTGAGAGATCGGTTCGAAGCGAATTTGCTTGCACAGCTCGGTCAAGCCCAGGTCAATGGTCAGCCTGAATGGCGATTACCACAAACATCCAACATTGCCTTCGTTGGCATCGATCGCCAAGCCATGCAGATGGCCCTGGATTTGGCGGGTGTAGCATGTAGTACCGGTTCAGCTTGCGCTAGCGGCAGCGGTCGACCTTCGCCAACGTTGCAATCTATGGGGTTAGATGCATCTCGCGTTGATAGTTCATTGCGATTTAGCTTGTCACGCATGACGACAGCCACAGAGATCGACCAAGCGGTGGAGATCATCGTTCGCGTGGCGCGAAAATTATCGTTGACTCGGTAA
- a CDS encoding MFS transporter, giving the protein MTNSTRRNPYQSEPTTIVNGGSTSAPTNIRWHIFALACGASFLLYLHRYSWNVVGPKLQEQFAFSHTQVALLFSLFYYTYASGQIPSGVIIDRFGPHRFLSLMILAWSAAMTAIAHTQNMLLLGICRLTFGAAQAGCYPALAQVTRRWFPANRRTLLQGWIATTFGRSGGAMSPIIIGSLLMGWCGLNWQTAISVLGGLGAIYALVFWKLFRNSPAEHCGVNRSECALISEGAPTDENSASPGPTVLPLKVAARNVSLRFFVVQQFLDAGSDVAFVSLIGAYFLQARGMDIATTGWLASLPLWGGALGGIVGGWLNDRLIHATGSRRWSRSGVGCIGKILGCLMLLLVSAQTTSQAAALCLLAAKFFSDWSQPTTWGACTDMGGRFSATLFSIINTAGTSGGITMPIVFGGLLDWFTTSTEVHQVIVSTTNWQPLFYLLSAMYLASGLCWLMVDCTRRIEAAD; this is encoded by the coding sequence ATGACCAACAGCACTAGACGCAATCCGTACCAATCCGAACCAACGACAATCGTCAATGGAGGGTCGACGTCTGCGCCTACGAACATCCGCTGGCACATCTTTGCGCTGGCCTGCGGTGCGTCGTTCTTGCTGTACCTGCATCGTTATAGTTGGAATGTGGTCGGCCCGAAATTGCAGGAACAGTTCGCATTCAGCCACACCCAAGTCGCCCTACTGTTTTCATTGTTCTACTACACCTATGCCAGCGGACAAATACCCAGTGGCGTGATCATCGACCGCTTCGGACCTCATCGCTTCCTGAGCCTCATGATCTTAGCCTGGTCTGCAGCCATGACGGCGATCGCGCACACGCAGAATATGTTGCTGCTGGGCATATGTCGTTTGACATTTGGGGCAGCGCAGGCGGGTTGCTATCCGGCGCTGGCGCAGGTGACGCGACGTTGGTTTCCGGCCAATCGACGCACGCTCTTGCAAGGCTGGATCGCAACCACGTTTGGCCGAAGCGGTGGAGCCATGTCCCCGATCATCATTGGCTCGCTACTGATGGGTTGGTGCGGTCTAAACTGGCAAACGGCCATCTCGGTACTAGGTGGACTAGGCGCGATCTATGCACTCGTCTTTTGGAAACTGTTTCGCAATTCACCCGCCGAACATTGCGGTGTTAACCGTTCCGAATGTGCGCTGATCTCCGAAGGTGCGCCAACGGACGAAAACTCAGCTTCACCTGGCCCCACAGTATTGCCGCTGAAAGTAGCCGCGCGGAATGTCAGCCTACGATTCTTTGTGGTTCAACAATTCCTGGATGCAGGCTCTGATGTGGCCTTTGTATCATTGATTGGAGCCTACTTTCTGCAGGCTCGCGGAATGGACATTGCCACAACTGGCTGGCTGGCCAGTTTACCACTATGGGGTGGTGCCTTGGGAGGCATTGTCGGTGGCTGGCTGAATGATCGACTGATCCATGCTACAGGCAGTCGTCGCTGGTCGCGGAGCGGCGTGGGCTGCATTGGCAAAATTCTGGGCTGCCTGATGTTGCTATTGGTCTCTGCGCAAACTACCAGCCAGGCTGCCGCCCTGTGTTTGCTAGCCGCCAAATTCTTCAGCGACTGGAGTCAGCCGACCACCTGGGGAGCATGTACGGACATGGGAGGGCGCTTTAGCGCGACCCTCTTTAGCATCATCAACACTGCAGGCACTTCGGGCGGAATCACCATGCCCATCGTCTTCGGAGGATTGCTGGACTGGTTTACGACCTCGACCGAAGTCCATCAAGTTATCGTCAGCACTACCAACTGGCAGCCACTGTTCTATCTACTGTCGGCGATGTACTTGGCTAGCGGACTATGTTGGCTCATGGTCGATTGCACTCGACGCATCGAAGCCGCTGACTGA